The Paenibacillus sp. RC334 nucleotide sequence CCAGACTTCAATTTCTGGACCGGTCTGACATGATGTTGTACGTATTTGAGACGGTATCGGGAGCTTTTGTAGCCAGCAGTGGCTTGCACCGGATCGACTGGGCTGCACGCAAGTTTGAAATCGGGTACTGGCTCAGAACGTCTTGCACAGGAAAAGGCATGATAACAGAGGCAGTACACGGTATCACGGATTTTGCCATACAGCATTTGGAGGTGAGCGCGGATTCAAGGAACAGCATACGGTCCGGTTTGTAAATGAAGCGGGCAAAGCGATCAAGGCGGTGGACAGGGATTTCAGAGGGGATACATTGTTACTACAGGAAGATAACCATATTTACAAGCTGCGTTTGTACGATATTGCGGAGGCTCGTTATGATGAATTGGATCATGAAAAATACAGACAAGCTAGTGTGCATACAATATGACATCAGCAGGAATATCAGCACTCTTGCAAGCGCTAACCTAAGGGGATACTCGACGAGATTCCAGCAGCTTGGCGAAGCTTTTCCAACGTTAGGTCAGGTGATTTAGCATGGGAAGAACTCGTAAAAGCGTCGACATCGACAGGAAGACGAATCGGAACACAGGTGTGAAATCCCGCTGGAAGGCCCGAGCTGTGTATCTGGCTTCGGTGCTGGTCGCTATCCTGTTGGGCTTGGGAAGCCGGACCTTTTCCTCCCGGTTGCCTGAATTCATTGCCAATCATTTTGGGGATGCCTTGTGGGCGTGCATGATTTACTTTGGGCTGAGGATGTTGTGGGTGGATCGTCGGTTGTCTGTAGCGCTGTGGGGCAGTTTGCTGTTTTGTTTCGCCATTGAGTTCAGTCAGATGTACCAGGTTCCCTGGATTAATAGTATCCGGGCGACGACACTGGGCGGGCTGGTGTTGGGAAAAGGATTCCTGACCGCCGATCTGGTTCGGTACACGGTGGGTATTGCGGTATCCTGGGCATTGGACCAAGGTTATAGAAGGCTGGCAGGCATCACTACACGTATAGACAATGACGAGTCATTCAAATAATCTGCAAAGCGAGGGTTGCGCTTGAGACAAAAGGGAAAGCGTTACAGGTTGTTGGGTAAAATGATCGGATTATGCGCAGGGTTCAGCTTGTTGTTTGCGACCATACTTGTTCCGGGGCAGGCATTGGCCGATAAACAGCTTGCGGGGCCTCTTCGTTTTGACTTTGGCCCAGGTAGCGTTGCTACAGGCTACACTCAGGTCACCGCCAAGGATGCATACACGCCTGAACGAGGCTATGGATTTACCGATCTTTCCAAGGTGAAAGAAGAGGATCGTGGTGGAAATGACGCTATTCGTTCGGATTTCGTTCGTGTTCAGGGATCATCCTTTGTCGTCAACTTGCCGCCTGCGGATTATACGCTTTCCCTGATCGCCGGGGATACAGACGGAAGCACAGATATTACGGTAAAGGCCGAGTCCATCGTCAAGGTGGAGCCTACCACCAAAACAGCGGGACAATTTGTCGAGGCCACATTTGAGCTTGCGCTCATCGATGGTCAGCTGGAATTGTATTTCTCGGGAAATGATCCGAAGATTAACGCGCTGGTTATTACGCCAAAAGAGACTCGAACGCAGAGTGACCATCCTTCCGTATATCTTGCAGGGGATTCCACGGTCCAAACCTATAAAGCCTCTATGAAGCCTCAGGCTGGTTGGGGACAGATGATTGCGCCGTTCTTTACAGACGAGACGACTTTTGTGAACCGTTCTATTGGTGGACGAAGCACGAAGACATTCCTTGTACAAGGAAGACTGGACGATATTTTGCGGACCATCCGACCGGGTGATTATTTGCTCATCCAGTTTGGTCATAATGATGCGGCAATCAACAACCAAGAGCGTTATGTTTCCCCAGCGGATTATAAAGTCTATTTGAAAACCTACATTCAGGGAGCGACACAGCGCGGGGCCACACCTGTGCTGATAACCCCTGTTGGCCGCAGGGATTATGACGCCGCAAGTGCTTCCTATCGGATCAGTTTTCCGGAATACGTGCAGGCCATGAAGGAAACGGCATCGGAGACAGGCGTTGCGCTGGTCGATCTAAGTCGGTTAAGTGTGGCGTACTATAATACGCTTGGTCTGGAAGGAACGCTTCCGTTATTTTTACATTTGGAGCCGGGAGTGTATCCTGCGTTCCCTGATGGAGTGCAGGACGATACGCATTTTCAGGAGTATGGTGCGGAGCAAATAGCCCGTCTGGTAGCCCAGGGGATCCGCGAGCTGAATATCCCTTTATCCTCTTATGTACGGACGAATAATTCACCATAAAACGCTATTTCCATACGCATGGTATACTTAGAAAACAAGCTGGCCCTACCCGAAGATGGCTCTGTTCCGGCTTGGGTAGGGCCTTAACGTTCCGGGCAAAAGAAGGAGAGACCAGGCGTGAGTAAAATAAAGGACGGTATGTTGGGTCTGTGCATCGGGGACGCGCTTGGCGGGAATTTATTATGGGCTTGGGGAGATTCCGCAGCATTGGCTTACGTCCTTGGCGAGAGTAGAGGATATCATCAAGTGGTGCGAGCAGTTTGAGCATTCATTGGCAAAATAAAAGCTTCATTTAACTTGAGCCACGGGAGGAAACGCTAATGTCGGTTGCCCAGTTGAACAGACTCATTGACGGTCAAATACTCTATAATCAGCATCGGAGTTTGTTTTATATGCATGAGGGGAACGCCCTGATGGGTCCTTCACCGGAAATGACGTATTGGCTGACACAGAGAAGCCCGGAACTGCTCCTCATGCTCCAAAGCTTGAAGCGTCAGCATGAGTATACCGCTTTTGTCACGGGCGTCGCGGCAAAAACACTGCACCAGTTTGTGAGCGTCAATCAGTATATTCATTTTCAATCAGATCATCTTAATGAGCTTACACAATTGTATGATCGACTTTTCACCCGGATTCAAAAGCTGTTCCAAAACCAGGCTATGAATGAGAGCATACTAAATTTACTGCTGCAACAGCATTACGGGCATTTAAGAGATTTTCTAATTCGTACCAACGGACGGACGATGTTTGCCAAGTATGCAGAGAGTGAGTACACCTTTTGGATACCTTGTGAGGAATATACGCCTGAATTGCAGGCAAAGCTGCTAGGATTGGACATTGCTCGTTTGCAGGAGCCTGTTCTCGATGTAGGCTGCGGATCAGAGGCACGGCTAGTCGGCTATTTGCGTTCCCTTGGGATTGAGGCTTATGGAACAGATCGGTTGGCTGAAAAGGGAACAGGTGTTACTCAGGGAGATTGGCTGGAGACAACCTTCAAGGAAGGCACATGGGGAACGATTATCTCTCATATGGCGTTCTCCAACCATTTTATACATCATCATTTGAAATCGGACGGCAATATTCACGAATACGCCCACAAATATATGGAATTGCTTAGGGCAATCCGGCCGGGAGGAAGCTTTATTTACAGTCCGTGCCTTCCTTTTATGGAAGATCTTTTGGATATCCAAGCTGGTTATCGAGTAGAGCATATCCAGTCATCTAAAGGTTATGAAGCCACGAAAATAACACGATTACGTTCATAATGGCTAAGGGTGTTCAAAGGTAAAAAGCAGAGCATGGAGGGGCGCACAATGAACATAGAAACAGCGATTGCAATTGCGGCACAGGCTCACCAGGGACAGACGGACAAGGGCGGTCAGCCTTATATTTTCCACCCCCTTCAGGTCATGAACCGAGTAGAGCATATGGATGAAAAAATAGTTGCCGTGCTGCATGATGTGCTGGAGGATACAGGGGTCATAGCGGATCAACTGAAAGAAGCGGGCTTTGGCAAACACATCATTGAAGCGGTGGAAGGACTCACTCGGAACAAGGGAGAGGAGTACAGCGATTTTATACGCCGAGCCAAAAACAATCCATTGTCCAGAGCAGTGAAAATAGCGGATATTCAGGAAAATATGAATCTGGATCGCATCCCTCATCCCACGGAGAAGGATGCAGCACGAATAGAAAAGTATAAGCAGGCGCTGCAAGAGCTTTTGGATTGAACCCATTTTAAAGAAAAGTAACTGAATTATTCATTTCCCAAGGCTACAGCACCACCACCATTCGGCAAATTGCAGAAGCGGCGCAGATTGGGCGAGGCCATCTGTTGCTTCATCTATATAAGGGCTTAATCGGAAATATACATGAATGACATTATTTTAAATTTGGGCACACCCAAATGATTGGCAACCCAGGTATGTATGATTGAAGATTTATCACGGAGAAAGGCCGGACTTTAGTCCTTTTATTTGTCAGAGTTCATCTTGGAATGGTAGTATAAGGATAGATATTACTCTATTTGGGATTCTGTTAACGATCTAAACCATATTTTCCTAAAAGCCGATATATCTGAATGAGGCGAAAACACACACTGTTATTGTACCCGTCCGAAAATGGATGTATATGATTGGGTTAGGAGAGTAGAAGAAGTGTCGGATTTGTATACGAAAAAAGAAGTAAAAGACTATGTAACGAATGTAGTTTTTGAGCGGCCTTTAGGTGTAAGTATTGCAGCCATTTTACTGATTTTTAATGGAGCTCTTCTGCTGGTGACACAGCTGTTGACGCTTAATGCGTTGAATGAGGCTTCTACGTTGGTGGGAATTTGCAGGGGGATGTTTCAAGGATTCATCGCTTTGCTCGGTTTGTCAGGGGCAACTGCCGGTGTCGGCATGTTATTTGGTAAGAAGTGGGCCTGGTGGCTTGCTGTATTTTATTTTACATATGAAACGATGCGTTATGCGTGTGCGATCCTGTTTATTCCGGATGTACCTCCAATGTTGGGGGGCGTACATCTAAGTCCTGCCCTATACTACGTAAAGTATGGTATGCGTATTGTTTGGAATTTGCTGTTTACGGTGTTTATGTGCCGTAGTACAGTGACTGGATTTTTTCAAACAAGTGGAATAAATAAGTGGAAGGCATGTATTTTATTATTTTTAATCAATGGGGTGATGGTCGGAATCGGCTGGTGGCTGATGAAATAGTATCTTCATATATGAGGAAGGAGATAGATGATGACAAAGGAAATGTTTCCGGTGCTGGAAACCAGCCGCTTGCATTTAAGACAGCTTACGTTGGGAGACGCGGAGGATGTGTTCGCCTATTTCTCCAAAGATGAGGTTACGAAATATTATGATCTGGAAAGCTTTACAGAGGTAAAGCAAGCAGAACATTTTATTCGTTCCATGCGATCCAAATATGAAAAGCAAGAGGGCTTTCGTTGGGGGATTACGTTAAGAGAAGCTCCTGAACGTGTAGTTGGTACTATTGGATTTCATAACTGGCACAAGAAGCACTCTCGTATTGAAATCGGCTATGAGCTGGCACCCGAATACTGGCGACAGGGCCTGATGGCAGAAGCGATGAAGGCAGTGATTCATTATGGATTTCATTTGCCGCAGGTTCACCGTATTGAAGCCTTCATTGATCCAGATAACGAAGGCTCCAGACGGTTATTGCTCAAAAGTGGTTTTACCCAAGAGGGTCACTTGAGAGACTATTTTTATGAAAAAGGTCAGTTTGTCGATGCTGTTATTTTTGCTATCCTTCGAGAAGAATATCGTGCGGATTAGTAATTTTACAAATATCCTTTTTCTCCGTAAGGCTGGAGCCGATCAAGCCAGGTCTGCTCCAGCTTGGACAGCGCATCTTTGACATCGAAGAATTCCGAATCTTTTTTCTTCAAAAGTTCCAGCACCTCAAACTCAAACGCATCTTCGCCATACTCATTCCATTCCTGTTGCAATTGTTGGTTCTGACAAGTGCCCATTTGTAACTCAAACCGACGACCGTTCAATGATTTTAAATTAGGTGTGCCAGCAACAAAAATTTTCCCGTTGTGT carries:
- a CDS encoding DUF2809 domain-containing protein; the encoded protein is MGRTRKSVDIDRKTNRNTGVKSRWKARAVYLASVLVAILLGLGSRTFSSRLPEFIANHFGDALWACMIYFGLRMLWVDRRLSVALWGSLLFCFAIEFSQMYQVPWINSIRATTLGGLVLGKGFLTADLVRYTVGIAVSWALDQGYRRLAGITTRIDNDESFK
- a CDS encoding SGNH/GDSL hydrolase family protein: MIGLCAGFSLLFATILVPGQALADKQLAGPLRFDFGPGSVATGYTQVTAKDAYTPERGYGFTDLSKVKEEDRGGNDAIRSDFVRVQGSSFVVNLPPADYTLSLIAGDTDGSTDITVKAESIVKVEPTTKTAGQFVEATFELALIDGQLELYFSGNDPKINALVITPKETRTQSDHPSVYLAGDSTVQTYKASMKPQAGWGQMIAPFFTDETTFVNRSIGGRSTKTFLVQGRLDDILRTIRPGDYLLIQFGHNDAAINNQERYVSPADYKVYLKTYIQGATQRGATPVLITPVGRRDYDAASASYRISFPEYVQAMKETASETGVALVDLSRLSVAYYNTLGLEGTLPLFLHLEPGVYPAFPDGVQDDTHFQEYGAEQIARLVAQGIRELNIPLSSYVRTNNSP
- a CDS encoding GNAT family protein translates to MTKEMFPVLETSRLHLRQLTLGDAEDVFAYFSKDEVTKYYDLESFTEVKQAEHFIRSMRSKYEKQEGFRWGITLREAPERVVGTIGFHNWHKKHSRIEIGYELAPEYWRQGLMAEAMKAVIHYGFHLPQVHRIEAFIDPDNEGSRRLLLKSGFTQEGHLRDYFYEKGQFVDAVIFAILREEYRAD
- a CDS encoding HD domain-containing protein, which gives rise to MNIETAIAIAAQAHQGQTDKGGQPYIFHPLQVMNRVEHMDEKIVAVLHDVLEDTGVIADQLKEAGFGKHIIEAVEGLTRNKGEEYSDFIRRAKNNPLSRAVKIADIQENMNLDRIPHPTEKDAARIEKYKQALQELLD
- a CDS encoding class I SAM-dependent methyltransferase, with translation MSVAQLNRLIDGQILYNQHRSLFYMHEGNALMGPSPEMTYWLTQRSPELLLMLQSLKRQHEYTAFVTGVAAKTLHQFVSVNQYIHFQSDHLNELTQLYDRLFTRIQKLFQNQAMNESILNLLLQQHYGHLRDFLIRTNGRTMFAKYAESEYTFWIPCEEYTPELQAKLLGLDIARLQEPVLDVGCGSEARLVGYLRSLGIEAYGTDRLAEKGTGVTQGDWLETTFKEGTWGTIISHMAFSNHFIHHHLKSDGNIHEYAHKYMELLRAIRPGGSFIYSPCLPFMEDLLDIQAGYRVEHIQSSKGYEATKITRLRS
- a CDS encoding GIY-YIG nuclease family protein, which encodes MNRRKELVQQYMEIKTEAGIYCIRNTHNGKIFVAGTPNLKSLNGRRFELQMGTCQNQQLQQEWNEYGEDAFEFEVLELLKKKDSEFFDVKDALSKLEQTWLDRLQPYGEKGYL